From the genome of Malus domestica chromosome 04, GDT2T_hap1, one region includes:
- the LOC103434336 gene encoding pectinesterase-like, protein MSPLTKMKLPCRFIFFTICLCALSMNTCASSIGSHYKNVPSPVLERSLDSTMELVQNVASAMSNIHMYADPDVDADAREDDDRNLKIAILHCGYVLGSTYEAMNWSLSTIHQDYKQYKGKGDVISHARTRLNANLERQKTCVEAFDGTKYSMITQSFKQVRSSTQDLLKMLQAKPGRIEAKAGLEFWKTPNVTVSQDGSGNFRTITEALAVAPSHNQNYFVIFVKRGVYKENVNIDSSKCNLVLIGEGMDVTTISGSRSFRSGWETFYSATFAVSTDGFIAMDIGFENTAGPENYQAVALLSGGDRAVFYRCKISGYQDTLLVHAGRQFFRECQISGSLDFIFGYGAAVFQKCLLTVKKTIPGVINTVTAHGRYAPNDPTGFSFQFCTISADSDVAAAYLGRPWGKYSRTVFMQSYISNVIQPQGWIEWKGKSALNTLYYGEYTNNGPGARLSSRVNWPGYHVIENPAEADEFTTAKFIEGDSWLTSTNVPFIRGLED, encoded by the exons ATGAGTCCATTGACGAAGATGAAGCTTCCCTGccgtttcatcttcttcaccatTTGCCTCTGTGCTCTGTCGATGAACACTTGTGCTAGTTCCATTGGCTCCCACTACAAAAACGTGCCTTCACCTGTGCTCGAAAGGTCACTGGACTCAACCATGGAGCTTGTACAAAATGTGGCCTCTGCCATGTCGAACATCCACATGTATGCTGATCCCGATGTCGATGCCGATGCCCGCGAAGATGATGATCGAAATCTGAAAATAGCTATTTTACACTGTGGATATGTTCTTGGTTCAACCTATGAAGCCATGAATTGGTCCCTTTCCACAATTCATCAAG ATTATAAACAATACAAAGGGAAAGGTGATGTCATTTCCCATGCAAGAACAAGGTTGAATGCAAATCTTGAGAGACAAAAGACATGCGTGGAAGCATTTGATGGTACCAAATACTCCATGATTACACAGAGCTTCAAGCAAGTTAGGTCATCAACCCAGGATCTGCTCAAAATGTTGCAAGCGAAACCTGGTCGTATTGAAGCTAAGGCTGGCCTGGAATTCTGGAAAACTCCGAACGTCACCGTTTCTCAAGATGGGAGTGGGAACTTCAGAACAATTACGGAGGCCCTGGCGGTGGCTCCGAGTCACAACCAGAATTACTTCGTGATTTTTGTTAAGAGAGGAGTGTACAAGGAGAACGTGAACATCGACAGCTCGAAGTGCAATCTGGTCCTAATCGGTGAGGGCATGGACGTTACTACAATTTCCGGCAGTCGAAGCTTTCGTAGTGGTTGGGAAACATTTTATTCTGCAACATTTG CGGTTTCTACAGATGGATTCATTGCGATGGACATAGGGTTTGAGAATACAGCCGGACCAGAAAACTATCAGGCAGTTGCGCTTCTATCCGGAGGCGATCGCGCAGTTTTCTACCGTTGCAAGATCAGCGGATACCAAGACACGTTGCTTGTGCATGCCGGTCGTCAGTTCTTTCGAGAATGCCAAATCAGTGGCAGCCTCGACTTCATCTTTGGCTACGGCGCTGCTGTTTTCCAAAAGTGTTTGCTCACCGTCAAGAAAACTATACCTGGCGTAATCAACACTGTCACCGCTCATGGTCGCTACGCCCCTAACGACCCCACCGGCTTCTCCTTCCAGTTTTGTACCATCTCCGCTGACTCCGACGTAGCCGCCGCGTATTTAGGTCGGCCTTGGGGAAAGTATTCGCGTACAGTTTTCATGCAGTCGTACATTAGCAATGTTATACAGCCACAGGGTTGGATTGAATGGAAAGGGAAATCTGCACTCAACACTTTGTACTACGGCGAGTACACGAATAATGGGCCAGGTGCCAGGCTTTCAAGCCGGGTCAATTGGCCGGGTTACCATGTGATTGAGAACCCGGCCGAGGCTGATGAGTTTACAACAGCCAAGTTTATTGAGGGGGACTCATGGCTTACATCTACAAATGTTCCATTCATCCGTGGATTGGAGGACTAA
- the LOC103434175 gene encoding PRA1 family protein E, with protein MPLKTPAGYGGTTVTAAQIDPQTSKYLTFTSRPVPQTSSQPLYPTLNSQTVYPTSRPWPEIFSLTSFSVPYNYADAIARIKRNTAYFRVNYVMATLFIVFCSLLWHPISMIVFLIVLVAWLALYFFRTTPVVLFNQSFDDRVVAVVLGLVTVVGLVFTHVGLNVLVALIVAVVVIGLHAAFRVTEDLFLDEETAAENGLVSVVSSQQTLRPPTSYTRI; from the coding sequence ATGCCGCTAAAAACACCGGCGGGTTACGGCGGCACCACCGTCACCGCCGCCCAAATCGACCCGCAAACCTCCAAATACCTCACCTTTACCTCCCGCCCTGTACCCCAGACCTCCTCCCAACCCCTGTACCCAACTCTCAACTCCCAAACCGTGTACCCAACGAGTCGCCCATGGCCCGAGATCTTCTCCCTCACCTCCTTCTCCGTACCCTACAACTACGCCGACGCAATTGCACGAATCAAGCGCAACACCGCCTACTTCCGCGTCAACTACGTCATGGCGACGCTCTTCATCGTCTTCTGCAGCCTCCTCTGGCACCCGATCTCTATGATCGTCTTCCTCATCGTCCTCGTCGCCTGGCTCGCCCTCTACTTCTTCCGCACCACCCCCGTTGTTCTGTTCAATCAGAGCTTCGACGACAGGGTCGTCGCCGTCGTGCTGGGATTGGTAACTGTCGTGGGGCTGGTATTCACTCACGTGGGTTTAAACGTGCTGGTGGCACTGATCGTCGCCGTCGTGGTTATTGGGCTCCACGCGGCGTTTCGCGTGACGGAAGACTTGTTTCTCGACGAGGAGACCGCCGCGGAAAATGGGTTGGTCTCGGTTGTTTCTAGCCAGCAGACCCTCCGCCCGCCGACTTCTTACACCCGGATTTGA
- the LOC103434174 gene encoding probable prefoldin subunit 4 — MQQGGGSETEVTWEDQQNINKFGRLNNRFHELEDEIKFAKESKDNLEDASNELILTDEEVVRFQIGEVFAHVPKEEVESRIEEMQEATSKSLEKLEEEKASILAQMAELKKILYGKFKDSINLEED, encoded by the exons ATGCAGCAG GGTGGAGGATCTGAGACGGAGGTGACATGGGAGGACCAGCagaacatcaacaaatttggcAGGTTGAATAACCGGTTTCACGAGCTCGAGGACGAGATCAAATTTGCCAAG GAATCAAAGGATAATCTGGAGGATGCTAGCAACGAGTTGATTCTCACTGATGAGGAGGTGGTCCGGTTCCAGATAGGTGAAGTCTTTGCCCACGTGCCGAAAGAAGAAGTGGAGAGCAGGATAGAAGAGATGCAAGAGGCGACGAGCAAAAGTTTAGAGAAACTTGAAGAAGAGAAGGCATCTATTCTTGCACAGATGGCTGAGTTGAAGAAAATTCTGTATGGAAAGTTCAAGGACTCCATCAATCTAGAGGAGGATTAA
- the LOC103434173 gene encoding aspartic proteinase CDR1-like has translation MASADTRGLSLLHNYGVVAMILIIYLVICHSSAIEARNSDVNGGFSVKLIRRNSLNSSLYNHNHKISRRLMEESTPQSELKRDKEGGEGAQLMKLSLGTPPYEIYAVADTGSTLLWTQCEPCPTCYKQKNPKFDPKKSSSYATLPCTAHECSYANDTGYTSCSNDDQKVCNYNYTYMDDSITQGVMSKETITFGSSSGKPVSFKDVVIGCGHNNTGETFAENEMGIVGLGAGNLSIISQLAPHVGGKKFSHCLVPFDPDHPNDASIMSFGKGSEVSGEGVVSTALITRADKNQYFVTVEGFSVGEQFVPFNSSGSISKGNMYLDSGTQVTMLPQDFYGRLVEQVKKVMNSSLKPVEVHDYSGTVLCYNTTENLKAPLLTVHFDGGAKLQLSPAQTFYQNKQDKLHCFGMLNASDTIDEGVGLYGSYAQSNFLIGFDLEKMLVSFKAVDCRKTSSTSPSPSPSPNSAFAIHFSYFFNYVFSFILIVILYL, from the coding sequence ATGGCATCCGCAGACACTAGAGGTCTTTCTCTTTTACACAATTATGGTGTAGTGGCTATGATTTTGATCATTTATCTAGTCATATGCCATAGTTCAGCTATAGAAGCGAGGAATTCTGATGTTAATGGTGGATTTAGTGTCAAACTTATTCGCCGAAATTCTCTAAATTCATCGCTTTACAATCATAATCataaaatttctcgacgtcttATGGAAGAAAGCACCCCACAATCGGAACTAAAGCGTGACAAGGAGGGCGGTGAGGGTGCACAACTTATGAAGCTCTCTCTTGGAACTCCACCCTATGAGATTTATGCAGTGGCGGATACAGGAAGTACGTTGTTGTGGACGCAATGTGAGCCGTGTCCGACTTGCTACAAGCAAAAAAATCCCAAGTTCGACCCGAAGAAGTCCTCATCGTATGCTACCCTTCCATGTACTGCACACGAATGTAGTTATGCTAACGACACTGGCTACACCTCTTGCTCAAATGATGATCAAAAGGTTTGCAACTACAATTACACTTACATGGATGATTCCATTACACAAGGGGTGATGTCGAAAGAGACGATCACGTTTGGATCCAGCTCCGGGAAGCCGGTTTCATTCAAAGACGTTGTGATTGGTTGTGGGCACAACAACACCGGGGAAACTTTCGCCGAAAATGAAATGGGAATAGTAGGGCTTGGAGCCGGGAATTTATCTATTATTTCTCAACTTGCTCCTCACGTTGGAGGCAAGAAATTCTCACATTGTCTCGTACCCTTCGATCCGGATCATCCCAATGATGCAAGCATCATGAGTTTTGGGAAGGGGAGTGAGGTTTCGGGTGAAGGTGTGGTTTCGACGGCATTGATCACTAGAGCAGACAAAAACCAATATTTCGTCACCGTTGAGGGATTCAGCGTCGGAGAACAGTTTGTGCCATTTAACTCATCAGGGTCGATTTCAAAAGGGAACATGTATCTCGACTCGGGAACCCAAGTGACAATGCTGCCACAAGATTTTTACGGCAGATTGGTAGAACAAGTAAAGAAGGTGATGAATTCATCGCTAAAACCAGTCGAAGTACACGACTATTCTGGAACTGTGCTTTGCTACAACACCACGGAGAATCTTAAAGCACCATTATTGACGGTTCATTTCGACGGCGGTGCTAAATTGCAGTTGTCACCGGCACAAACTTTCTATCAAAACAAACAAGATAAATTACACTGCTTTGGAATGCTTAACGCAAGTGATACAATAGATGAAGGAGTTGGTCTCTATGGAAGCTATGCTCAGTCAAATTTTTTGATTGGTTTTGATCTTGAAAAAATGTTGGTCTCCTTCAAGGCAGTTGACTGCAGAAAAACTAGCAGTACTAGTCCTAGCCCTAGTCCTAGTCCTAATAGTGCTTTTGCTATTCATTTCTCTTATTTCTTCAACTacgttttcagttttattttgattgtaattttgtacTTGTAG